GCCGGACCACGCGGATGTGCTCTTCGGGCGTGAGCGTGGCCGATTCACCGGTGCTCCCGCACGGGACGAGTCCGGAGATGCCGCTCTCGATCTGCCACTCGACCAGACGGGCGAGCGCGTCGAGATCCAGCGACCCATCGCCGCGGAACGGCGTCACCAGCGCGGTGAAGGCTCCGGAGAGATTCAGGGCCATTCGAGCTCTCCATCGAAGACGTGGGCCGCCGGGCCCGTCATGAAGACCGGACCGTCGCTCTCCGGCCAGCGGATGCGCAAGACCCCGCCGCGAAGCCGGATCCGCACGTCGCGCTCCGCGCGGCCCGAGAGCACCGCGGCGACTCCGACCGCGCAGGCGCCGCTGCCGCAGGCCAGCGTCTCGCCGGTGCCGCGCTCCCAGGTGCGCTGCACGAGCTCGTCGCGCGAGCGCACGCCGACGAACTCCACGTTCACGCGCTCGGGGAACGCGGGGTGGTGCTCGATCAGCTTTCCGATCCGCTCGACCGCAAACGCGTCTGGATCGTCGACGAAGACCACGCAGTGCGGATTGCCCATGCCCACGGCGCAGACGGACAGGCGCTCTCCGCCGACCTCGAGCGGCACGTCGATCAGCGGCGCGCGGCCGTCGAGGAGCGTGGGGATCTTCGCCGGCTCGAGCACCGGCCGCGTCATCTCGACCTCGACCTGATCGCCGCCGAGCCAGCGCGGGGTGACGATCCCCGCGAGCGTCTCGACCCGGATCACGTCCTTGCGCGTGAGCCCCTTGTCGCGCACGTACTTCGTGAACGCGCGAATCCCGTTCGC
The nucleotide sequence above comes from Deltaproteobacteria bacterium. Encoded proteins:
- a CDS encoding diaminopimelate epimerase; translated protein: MTAPAKIRFAKMHGAGNDLVVIDCLAGDPVSDWASFARFALDRRLGIGGDQLLLVRRSRDADFAMAIRNADGSQAEMCANGIRAFTKYVRDKGLTRKDVIRVETLAGIVTPRWLGGDQVEVEMTRPVLEPAKIPTLLDGRAPLIDVPLEVGGERLSVCAVGMGNPHCVVFVDDPDAFAVERIGKLIEHHPAFPERVNVEFVGVRSRDELVQRTWERGTGETLACGSGACAVGVAAVLSGRAERDVRIRLRGGVLRIRWPESDGPVFMTGPAAHVFDGELEWP